AACAATTGGACATGACGGCATTCCGGGCACTGCCGATGACATCGCACAAGTTCCGGGAGCCTTCACGATCTTCAATGGCACTGTCCTGAGCGTTTCGAATTACACAATGCTCGGAACCTTTGCCGGTAAGAGCCAGGTAAAGGTCTCAATAACCTTCACAAACACAGATCCGAACGTTGTACTTGCTTGGGGCGGCCATATCGCCACGCGTGCCGATTGGGGTGTCGGCAATTCGGCTGTCGCGATCAGCGGTGCTCCATTTCATATGAGGCTGATCGATCTGGACGGTTCCGGGGGAAACCAGGATCGCGGTCTTCAGGCCAACGCGGTCATTTATCCGGGCCGGATAGAGATCATAAAGGACGCTCAGCCTGATACGACGCAGACCTTCCTGTTTACGGCGGTCGGACCGGGCGCAACCGGCAACTTTACGCTGGACGACGATGGTGACAATACGAATACCTACTCGAACACTCAGGCTTTTGCGAACCTGACGAATTTCGGGAACGGGCATGAAGTAACGGTCACGGAATCCGCCGACATCTTGCCGTATTCGCTGAGCCAGATCGTCTGCACGAGCGATCCCGGCGGAGGAACCGGCACGAACAATAATACGATCTCCATTCCGCAGCGGCAGGTGGTCATTACACTTGAGGAAGGTGAGTTCGTCACCTGCACGTTCATCAACGGCCGGCCGACATCGGCGGATCTGATGCTGAGCGGAAGAATAACCGACACGGCGGGATTGCCGGTCCGTGGAGCCATTGTCCAGCTGTTCAGGATCTCGAACGGTGAGACATATGCGTTAAGCTCGAGCACGTTCGGCTATTACGCCTTCCGAGGCCTTGCAGCCGGCGAGAGCTATGCTGTGACCGTGACGGCAAGGCGTTATCGTTTCGATCCGCCATTGCAGACAATCACGATCGTGGACAATATGACGGACGTGAACTTTGTGGCAATACAAAAGTAGTGTAGGCAAAGGGCTACGGCTTGGGCCGGTACCTTCGGGTGCCGGCCCTTTTTTCATGCTTATGTTTCGGCGATATCGGCAGTCTGATGATCGCGGGTGACATGATCCAGAGCCCGGCGGCTGATGTAGCCGATCACGAATACAGAGACTATGGTCGCAGCGAGGCCCGCGAAAAAGAAAGAGGAATCTCTAGCATTCGCCAGATCGAGATCATACATTCCGGCTCCGACATAGGTAGTGGCAGCGGCTCGCGGCAGCATCCCGGCGGTCGTCCCTACAATGTACGAACCGAGCGGAACGCGGCCCGCCGCCAATACGAAATTCGTGAACGCAAAGGGCATTATCACGGATACTCTGACCAGGAAAATGATGAGCATCGTCTTTCGACGGTCATCCTTTAGCAATGCACGATAGACGGCACGCGAGCGCGGATGGTTCTGCAGAGCTTCCTGCAGCTTTTCGCCTGTGATGCGTTTGTTTATAAAGAACGAGATCACCGCTGCACCAACGATGCCAACTAACAGAACTACAAGCCCGAGCTGAAAATTGAAAGCCCAGCCGCTGACGAAACCGATCACGTTCGTCGGAAGGAGTGCCAGGCCGCAAAAGAACAGAACGGATGCGAGGAACACGAATATTCCGGCTTCCCAATTCGCCCGCATCCACGCGCCGATAGGCACGATAAAGCCGATCAGCAATGCGCTTCCAACGATCGGCAGCAGCATCGAAACGACGCCGAGCGGCGTTAGCCGGCCGAATTCGGCTATGTGTTTTCGAATTGAATGAAACAACTGGACCGCTCCGCTATTAACGAGCCCGCGAAACAGAAAAGACCTTGCCGTCTGCACGGACGAAAGTTCCCGAATTGTAATTCTCGTCATCAAAGCGGAATTCGTTGCGGCCACCGCTCTTGTCGGGCTCGGATTCGAACGTGTTCGCGTCCTTATAAAAGAAATATTCGCTGCCGCTGCCTTTCGCCCATTTGACCTGAAATGCCATACGATCGGGGCTGACGGTGCATGTGGTTTCGCCGACCCTATATTTTCCTTCGAATTCGCCGCTTGCGGCTGTTGTCGTAGTTTTTGTAGAACTGTCGTTCGCTTTTAACCAGGTCAAAAGGCTGTCTTTCGGTGAATATGAAATATCTGTGATCTTCCAATTACCGCCGGTGCGTTTCATTTTGAATTTGAGCGACTGTTTCTGACCGAAATTTGTGAACGTGACCGGGAGTATCGCGTAGTCATCGGTCACTTTTGCCGTGCCGATGTTAAAATTCTTTATGTCGATATCTTGTGCGTTGTATAACGGATCCGCGTCAATGCTGCCACCTTCGTCGCTAGGCCGCAACGCGTCCTTCCAGATCAGATCTGCCAATTCCTTTGCAAAATACTTATCGACGCGCGCTCGATCAGAGGTCTGATGGAACGGGCTCTTTTTCGCATCGTGCTGTTTGTAGAGGTCCGCGACGAGCGCTTCCGCAGCCGACGACTGCGATTCACCACCTGCGACCGCGGGCGTTTCGGGCACGTCACCTTCGGATGCAATGGAGCGAGTATTTGTATTCGAAACGTCCTTTCTACCCAGGTCGATCAAACCGCAGGACGCGCAAAAAAGAACCACAAAAACAACAGCCGGAACTGAAAAACGAAACAACATATTGTTTACGATGGTATGAAAAATGACGATGGATAGAAACTTCGCCCACGCACAATGGTAAGACCCCTTAGAAAATTAGCTTGCTAATTAAAATAAAATGTTCTAGAGTAGATGATTGATAATTCCATCGCTCTTTTGTCGACGGTAAGTACGCGATCATTGTGAAGGCGTTTAGGAACTCTCGAGAGGTGGACACGTTAATAACTGTCAGAAGCAGCAAGGGCGCTAGTGCCCATGCTTTCTCGCGTTGGTTCTTCGCTGCAACCGTTACACCGAAAGTAATAACCCACCGTTAGATAACTTCTTTTACGATCATCGAGATACTGCGAAAGCAGAGCGCATGCCATTGGCCTGCGCCGCTTCGAACATCTTGCCGGTCGATCCAACAAAGGTAGATTCAAGTGAATTTTAAAGATCTCGGCCTGCTGCCCGTTTTAACGGAAAAGTGCAGGCAATTGGGTTTTTCAGAGCCTACACCCATACAAAAACAGGCGATTCCCATAGTTTTACAGGGCGGTGACATCATCGCCTGTGCCGAAACGGGCACCGGCAAGACCGCGGCATTTTTGCTGCCTTCCATTCAGAAGCTCATTGAAACCAATACAACGCGGGGAACCCGCATCTTGGTTCTCTCTCCGACACGTGAACTCGCGACGCAGACCGAAGAGGCTTGCCGGCAATTCGCCCCTAAGGGCGTAAC
This sequence is a window from Acidobacteriota bacterium. Protein-coding genes within it:
- a CDS encoding carboxypeptidase regulatory-like domain-containing protein; amino-acid sequence: MRNTWLNRSIAVVVIAFLGVVGSYSQVETKRLPNTAKDPTYTQQTTTDLRTNADIFGVVRILGTGFIPSESIGVFVETSFASLPEPMMLGQWNVFADGNGNFETRWFMMDNALKYNVTAIGSVSGKAARTGFGGTEILLGSAADLCQCRNGPNGAPEPCTGTNWVNGNLNGSQAHYLEGESVPYRLAMTGLTVGPTHTVTIEYDTTEGGKHAIDYLTSFDRTETDASPCDGTLNCDPLVHDHFEIPIDVNVTIGHDGIPGTADDIAQVPGAFTIFNGTVLSVSNYTMLGTFAGKSQVKVSITFTNTDPNVVLAWGGHIATRADWGVGNSAVAISGAPFHMRLIDLDGSGGNQDRGLQANAVIYPGRIEIIKDAQPDTTQTFLFTAVGPGATGNFTLDDDGDNTNTYSNTQAFANLTNFGNGHEVTVTESADILPYSLSQIVCTSDPGGGTGTNNNTISIPQRQVVITLEEGEFVTCTFINGRPTSADLMLSGRITDTAGLPVRGAIVQLFRISNGETYALSSSTFGYYAFRGLAAGESYAVTVTARRYRFDPPLQTITIVDNMTDVNFVAIQK
- a CDS encoding DUF3828 domain-containing protein, giving the protein MLFRFSVPAVVFVVLFCASCGLIDLGRKDVSNTNTRSIASEGDVPETPAVAGGESQSSAAEALVADLYKQHDAKKSPFHQTSDRARVDKYFAKELADLIWKDALRPSDEGGSIDADPLYNAQDIDIKNFNIGTAKVTDDYAILPVTFTNFGQKQSLKFKMKRTGGNWKITDISYSPKDSLLTWLKANDSSTKTTTTAASGEFEGKYRVGETTCTVSPDRMAFQVKWAKGSGSEYFFYKDANTFESEPDKSGGRNEFRFDDENYNSGTFVRADGKVFSVSRAR
- a CDS encoding VTT domain-containing protein, with the translated sequence MTRITIRELSSVQTARSFLFRGLVNSGAVQLFHSIRKHIAEFGRLTPLGVVSMLLPIVGSALLIGFIVPIGAWMRANWEAGIFVFLASVLFFCGLALLPTNVIGFVSGWAFNFQLGLVVLLVGIVGAAVISFFINKRITGEKLQEALQNHPRSRAVYRALLKDDRRKTMLIIFLVRVSVIMPFAFTNFVLAAGRVPLGSYIVGTTAGMLPRAAATTYVGAGMYDLDLANARDSSFFFAGLAATIVSVFVIGYISRRALDHVTRDHQTADIAET